The Akkermansia muciniphila genome contains a region encoding:
- a CDS encoding glycoside hydrolase family 27 protein: protein MSPLFISALMGAAVSAAFGAEFPNPYPAAESGVRLTPETSPAPSINGARVFGARPGSSVLFQVPVSGERPMKIQASGLPPGLKMTPGGLITGKAPAKRGEYKVALKAANSHGKDSGEWVLKVGDDLCLTPPMGWSSWYSYSEAVGQDNVLKTARLFVELGLTNHGWSYINIDDCWQGERGGKNGAIQPNKRFPDMKAMCSAIHAMGMKAGIYSSPWMGTYAGFIGGSAPNKKGDYTELTIPKKDRKQENQVYGGYPGVHQRKADRTGPVWFFDRDARQWADWGFDYVKVDWNPNDVPTTERIRKALDASGRDIVLSLSNAAPYEHVEGLAKLANLWRTTGDIEDHWGSVSRIGFSQERWQKHMRPGHWNDPDILQIGKLGKPNNANTTFVQTRLSPDEQYTHVTLWALLSAPLIISCDLENIDSFTMGLLTNDEVIAVDQDPAARPARKAWHRGDFQVWTKELSDGSVAAAFFNTGGARGVLSVNLGELGLPDTYEVRDLWKRADQGTVKGKMSVELNSHGAAMFRFIKKN from the coding sequence ATGTCCCCGTTATTTATTTCCGCCCTTATGGGCGCCGCCGTCTCCGCCGCTTTTGGCGCGGAATTTCCAAATCCCTACCCGGCGGCGGAATCCGGAGTGCGCCTGACGCCTGAAACGTCTCCCGCGCCTTCCATCAACGGAGCGCGCGTGTTCGGCGCCAGGCCCGGTTCCAGCGTGTTGTTCCAGGTTCCGGTTTCCGGAGAGAGGCCCATGAAGATTCAGGCGTCCGGCCTTCCTCCGGGATTGAAGATGACCCCGGGTGGTCTGATTACGGGGAAGGCCCCGGCAAAGAGGGGAGAATACAAGGTCGCGCTGAAGGCCGCCAACAGCCATGGGAAGGATTCCGGGGAATGGGTGCTGAAGGTGGGCGACGATCTTTGCCTGACGCCTCCCATGGGGTGGAGCAGCTGGTATTCCTACAGTGAGGCCGTGGGGCAGGACAACGTGCTCAAGACGGCGCGGCTGTTTGTGGAACTTGGATTGACCAACCATGGCTGGAGCTACATTAATATTGACGATTGCTGGCAGGGGGAGCGCGGAGGAAAGAATGGCGCCATCCAGCCCAACAAGCGTTTTCCGGACATGAAGGCCATGTGCAGCGCCATCCATGCCATGGGAATGAAAGCGGGCATTTATTCAAGCCCGTGGATGGGGACGTATGCCGGATTCATCGGCGGCAGCGCGCCCAACAAGAAAGGGGATTATACGGAACTGACCATTCCGAAAAAGGACCGCAAGCAGGAGAACCAGGTGTATGGCGGCTATCCCGGAGTGCATCAGAGGAAGGCGGACCGCACGGGCCCCGTGTGGTTCTTTGACCGGGACGCCAGGCAATGGGCTGACTGGGGCTTTGATTATGTAAAGGTGGACTGGAACCCCAACGACGTGCCCACGACGGAACGCATCCGCAAGGCACTGGACGCAAGCGGGCGGGACATCGTGCTGAGCCTGTCCAACGCCGCTCCGTATGAGCACGTGGAAGGGCTGGCCAAGCTGGCCAACCTGTGGCGGACTACAGGTGATATTGAGGACCACTGGGGCAGCGTCAGCAGGATAGGTTTTTCCCAGGAACGCTGGCAGAAGCACATGCGCCCCGGGCACTGGAATGATCCGGACATTCTTCAGATCGGGAAGCTGGGCAAGCCCAACAATGCCAATACCACGTTTGTGCAGACGCGGCTTTCTCCGGATGAGCAGTATACGCACGTGACTCTGTGGGCCCTGCTGTCCGCTCCGCTGATTATTTCCTGCGATCTGGAGAACATTGATTCGTTCACGATGGGCCTTCTTACGAATGACGAGGTGATTGCCGTGGACCAGGACCCGGCGGCCCGTCCGGCCCGCAAGGCATGGCACCGGGGGGATTTCCAGGTTTGGACGAAGGAGCTGTCCGACGGCTCCGTGGCGGCGGCCTTTTTCAATACGGGAGGCGCCAGGGGCGTTCTGAGCGTGAACCTGGGGGAACTTGGCCTGCCGGATACGTATGAGGTACGCGACCTGTGGAAGCGCGCCGACCAGGGCACGGTGAAGGGAAAAATGTCCGTGGAGCTTAACAGCCACGGAGCCGCCATGTTCCGGTTCATCAAAAAGAACTGA
- the rpmB gene encoding 50S ribosomal protein L28 has protein sequence MSRICIIRGTTPHKGRRIHRSGLAKKKGGIGRHVTKTVNRTVFPNLQEKRIWVPELGQFVKMKISAKALRTINKNGAYNTLKKVGLL, from the coding sequence ATGTCCCGAATTTGTATCATCCGAGGCACCACGCCTCACAAAGGTCGTCGTATCCATCGCTCCGGTCTTGCCAAGAAAAAGGGCGGTATTGGTCGTCACGTCACTAAGACTGTCAATCGTACCGTTTTCCCCAATCTCCAGGAAAAACGCATCTGGGTTCCTGAACTGGGCCAGTTCGTTAAAATGAAGATTTCTGCCAAGGCGCTGCGTACGATTAACAAGAACGGTGCTTACAATACTCTTAAAAAGGTAGGTCTCCTGTAA
- a CDS encoding FAD:protein FMN transferase has protein sequence MMLCLLIAVGMDCAHGAEKEGAPLNPLSCVHAADGRVTVRGAAMGTVFTVRAYPGKGMDAAETEKACTEALACAVHWEKVMSAMDAESSLAAFNAAESGVIVPIPVELKEVLLLAMKYSRLTDGAFDLTLGPCIRLWKKSRRRDVLPSHEELECARRASGWEKLCVGKRGALKKVPGMRLDLGGIGKGFAVDRMAELLKGKGVLSFFIDSTSDVLAGAPPPGEKGWRLRVEAGHGEGRTLLLSHAAVSTSGNARQMVKIGGVEYSHVLDPNTGLGVTEGRQASVQAPSAAMADALATAACVMSEEDFRSLAECLPGVFLLSSFVNP, from the coding sequence ATGATGCTATGCCTGTTGATCGCCGTGGGAATGGATTGTGCGCACGGGGCGGAAAAGGAGGGCGCGCCGCTGAACCCGCTTTCCTGCGTGCATGCCGCGGACGGCAGGGTGACGGTCCGCGGCGCAGCCATGGGGACGGTGTTTACGGTACGCGCCTATCCCGGGAAGGGCATGGACGCGGCGGAGACGGAAAAAGCCTGTACGGAGGCGTTGGCCTGCGCCGTTCACTGGGAGAAGGTGATGTCCGCCATGGATGCGGAAAGCTCCCTGGCCGCATTTAACGCGGCGGAAAGCGGCGTGATCGTGCCCATACCTGTGGAACTGAAAGAGGTTCTGCTGCTGGCCATGAAATATTCCCGGTTGACGGACGGCGCGTTTGATCTCACGCTGGGGCCCTGCATCCGCCTGTGGAAGAAGAGCCGCCGCCGGGACGTTCTCCCGTCCCATGAGGAGTTGGAATGCGCACGCCGGGCTTCCGGTTGGGAAAAGCTGTGCGTGGGGAAGAGAGGGGCGCTCAAGAAGGTTCCCGGAATGAGGTTGGACCTGGGAGGCATCGGCAAGGGGTTTGCCGTGGACCGGATGGCGGAGCTTTTAAAGGGAAAAGGGGTGCTTTCCTTCTTCATTGACAGTACCAGCGACGTGCTGGCGGGAGCTCCCCCGCCCGGGGAGAAGGGATGGCGGCTGCGGGTGGAGGCCGGGCACGGAGAAGGAAGAACGCTGCTGTTGAGCCATGCCGCCGTTTCCACCTCCGGGAACGCCCGCCAGATGGTGAAGATTGGCGGAGTGGAGTATTCCCACGTGCTGGACCCGAATACGGGGCTGGGCGTTACCGAAGGGCGCCAGGCAAGCGTGCAGGCGCCCAGCGCAGCCATGGCGGATGCGCTGGCGACGGCCGCCTGCGTGATGAGTGAAGAGGATTTCCGTTCCCTGGCGGAGTGCCTGCCCGGAGTCTTTCTACTGAGCTCTTTCGTGAACCCCTAG